TCAATATCGACCACGTCGCCACCCTGCGCCAGGCCCGGGGCACCCGCTACCCTGACCCGGTCAAGGCCGCGCTGGACGCCGAAGAAGCGGGCGCCGACGGCATCACCGTGCACCTGCGCGAAGACCGCCGCCACATCCAGGAGCGCGACGTGCTGCTGCTCAAGGACGTGCTGCAAACCCGCATGAATTTCGAAATGGGCGTGACCGAAGAAATGATGCAGTTCGCCGAGCGCATCCGCCCGGCGCACATTTGCCTGGTGCCGGAAACCCGCCAGGAACTGACCACCGAAGGCGGTCTCGACGTGGCCGGCCAGGAAGCGCGGATCAAGGCTGCCGTGGAGCGCCTGTCGAAGATCGGCAGCGAAGTGTCGTTGTTCATCGACGCTGACGAGCGCCAGATCCAGGCCTCACGCCGCGTCGGCGCCCCGGCCATCGAACTGCACACGGGTCGCTATGCCGATGCCACCACGCCGACCGACGTCGCCGAAGAACTGCAACGCATCATCGACGGTGTGAACTGCGGCCTTCACGAAGGCCTGATCGTCAACGCCGGCCATGGCCTGCACTACCACAACGTCGAAGCCGTGGCGGCGATCAAGGGCATCAACGAACTGAATATCGGCCATGCGCTGGTGGCCCACGCGCTGTTCGTCGGTTTCAAAGGCGCGGTGGCCGAGATGAAGGCGCTGATCCTGGCGGCCGCCAGAACCTGAGCGAACACACTATAAGACCCAATGGAGTTCAAAATGTGGGAGGGGGCTTGCCCCCGATAGCAGTGTGTCAGTCAGCCTATTCTTACCTGATACCCCGCAATCGGGGGCAAGCCCCCTCCCACATTGGGTCCACGGTGGATTGCCGAATTGCGCCATGCGGCAATGCGAACCCTTACTGTTTAGCGCTCGCAGGTGTATCGTATCAGCCCTTTGCAGACCCTGTGCCTGCGGCAGCTACGTGAGGTTGTTGTGTCCCGATCCTTTTCCCGTCGACAAATCCTGGGGGGTCTTGCCGGCCTGGCCGTAGTGGGCGTCGGTGCCGGTGGCGGCTACCGATACTGGCTGGGGAAGGTCGCGGAATCCGAGGCGGGGCACGATTACGAGTTGATCGCCGCGCCCTTGGACGTGGAGTTGGTGCCGGGCCACACCACCCAGGCCTGGGCGTTCGGCCCTTCGGCGCCCGGCACCGAGTTACGCGTACGCCAGGGCGAGTGGCTGCGGGTGCGTTTTATCAACCACCTGCCGGTCGCCACCACCATCCACTGGCATGGCATCCGCCTGCCGCTGGAGATGGACGGCGTGCCTTACGTCTCGCAATTGCCGGTACTGCCAGGGGAATACTTCGACTACAAGTTCCGTGTGCCCGACGCCGGCAGCTACTGGT
This genomic stretch from Pseudomonas orientalis harbors:
- the pdxJ gene encoding pyridoxine 5'-phosphate synthase → MSTSNRILLGVNIDHVATLRQARGTRYPDPVKAALDAEEAGADGITVHLREDRRHIQERDVLLLKDVLQTRMNFEMGVTEEMMQFAERIRPAHICLVPETRQELTTEGGLDVAGQEARIKAAVERLSKIGSEVSLFIDADERQIQASRRVGAPAIELHTGRYADATTPTDVAEELQRIIDGVNCGLHEGLIVNAGHGLHYHNVEAVAAIKGINELNIGHALVAHALFVGFKGAVAEMKALILAAART